Proteins encoded together in one Panthera uncia isolate 11264 chromosome A2, Puncia_PCG_1.0, whole genome shotgun sequence window:
- the GPX4 gene encoding phospholipid hydroperoxide glutathione peroxidase isoform X2 yields the protein MNLSRLCRLLKPALLCGALAAPGLAGTMCASRDDWRCAQSMHEFSAKDIDGHMVNLDKYRGFVCIVTNVASQUGKTEVNYTQLVDLHARYAECGLRILAFPCNQFGRQEPGSNAEIKEFAAGYNVKFDMFSKICVNGDDAHPLWKWMKVQPKGRGILGNAIKWNFTKFLIDKNGCVVKRYGPMEEPLVIEKDLPCYL from the exons ATGAACCTCAGCCGCCTGTGCCGCCTGCTGAAGCCGGCGCTGCTGTGCGGAGCCCTGGCCGCACCCGGCCTGGCCGGCACCATG TGTGCCTCCCGAGACGACTGGCGCTGTGCTCAGTCCATGCACGAGTTCTCAGCCAAGGACATCGATGGACACATGGTTAATCTGGACAAGTACCG GGGCTTCGTGTGCATAGTCACCAACGTGGCCTCGCAATGAGGCAAAACGGAGGTAAACTATACTCAGCTTGTCGACCTGCACGCCAGATATGCTGAGTGTGGTTTACGGATCCTGGCCTTCCCTTGCAACCAGTTCGGGAGGCAG GAACCAGGGAGTAACGCGGAGATCAAGGAGTTCGCTGCTGGCTATAATGTCAAGTTCGATATGTTCAGCAAGATCTGCGTGAACGGGGATGATGCCCACCCGCTGTGGAAGTGGATGAAAGTCCAGCCCAAGGGGAGGGGCATCTTGGGAAA TGCCATCAAATGGAACTTCACCAAG TTCCTCATTGACAAGAATGGCTGCGTGGTGAAGCGGTACGGTCCCATGGAAGAGCCCCTG GTGATCGAGAAGGACTTGCCCTGCTACCTCTAG
- the GPX4 gene encoding phospholipid hydroperoxide glutathione peroxidase isoform X1, translated as MGRTAAGSPGRRGQRRRLPGRRRRRVPPRRKAGACGRKRARPRRKEPRLERAGQAALATCDSGCSADSRDPCASRDDWRCAQSMHEFSAKDIDGHMVNLDKYRGFVCIVTNVASQUGKTEVNYTQLVDLHARYAECGLRILAFPCNQFGRQEPGSNAEIKEFAAGYNVKFDMFSKICVNGDDAHPLWKWMKVQPKGRGILGNAIKWNFTKFLIDKNGCVVKRYGPMEEPLVIEKDLPCYL; from the exons ATGGGCCGCACAGCCGCCGGCTCCCCGGGTCGCCGCGGGCAGCGGCGCCGGTTGCCGGGCAGGCGGCGGCGCCGAGTCCCCCCGCGGCGGAAGGCTGGGGCTTGCGGGCGCAAGAGGGCGCGCCCCCGACGGAAGGAGCCGCGTCTAGAGAGAGCGGGGCAGGCGGCGCTCGCGACCTGTGATAGCGGCTGTAGCGCCGATTCCCGGGATCCG TGTGCCTCCCGAGACGACTGGCGCTGTGCTCAGTCCATGCACGAGTTCTCAGCCAAGGACATCGATGGACACATGGTTAATCTGGACAAGTACCG GGGCTTCGTGTGCATAGTCACCAACGTGGCCTCGCAATGAGGCAAAACGGAGGTAAACTATACTCAGCTTGTCGACCTGCACGCCAGATATGCTGAGTGTGGTTTACGGATCCTGGCCTTCCCTTGCAACCAGTTCGGGAGGCAG GAACCAGGGAGTAACGCGGAGATCAAGGAGTTCGCTGCTGGCTATAATGTCAAGTTCGATATGTTCAGCAAGATCTGCGTGAACGGGGATGATGCCCACCCGCTGTGGAAGTGGATGAAAGTCCAGCCCAAGGGGAGGGGCATCTTGGGAAA TGCCATCAAATGGAACTTCACCAAG TTCCTCATTGACAAGAATGGCTGCGTGGTGAAGCGGTACGGTCCCATGGAAGAGCCCCTG GTGATCGAGAAGGACTTGCCCTGCTACCTCTAG